From a single Falco rusticolus isolate bFalRus1 chromosome 17, bFalRus1.pri, whole genome shotgun sequence genomic region:
- the CAMK1G gene encoding calcium/calmodulin-dependent protein kinase type 1G isoform X1 yields MGRKEEDDSSSWKKQTSNIRKTFIFMEALGSGAFSEVFLVKQRSTGKLFALKCIKKSPLTRDSSLENEIAVLKKIKHENIVTLEDIYESTTHFYLVMQLVSGGELFDRILERGVYTEKDASVVIHQVLTAVKYLHENGIVHRDLKPENLLYLTPEENSKIMITDFGLSKMEQNGIMSTACGTPGYVAPEVLAQKPYSKAVDCWSIGVITYILLCGYPPFYEETESKLFEKIKEGYYEFESPFWDDISESAKDFIRHLLEKNPNKRFTCEEALRHPWINGNTALHRDIYPSVSAQIQKNFAKSKWRQAFNAAAVVHHMRKLHMNGHAAAENSPPVIQVSEASRPDTAMVATQPEAPNEDKDASLPLVPTQGCPNPPTQLEQDTGMTETKLQSHSENGALPAGSHLVLPDNYSPPTRTSCGCSPACMGHEKTKTSFCSETVLLKKSAKSHSHFKSEVIVPMKTSKHSSHCGTGQTGVCLIM; encoded by the exons aggtGCCTTTTCAGAAGTTTTCCTAGTGAAGCAAAGAAGCACTGGCAAGCTCTTTGCTCTGAAATGCATCAAGAAGTCTCCTCTCACAAGGGATAGCAGCTTGGAGAACGAAATAGCAGTGTTGAAAAA AATAAAGCATGAAAACATCGTGACTTTAGAAGATATTTATGAGAGCACAACCCACTTCTACCTGGTCATGCAGCT GGTATCCGGGGGAGAGCTGTTCGACCGAATTTTGGAACGAGGAGTTTACACTGAGAAAGATGCAAGTGTGGTGATCCACCAGGTCCTGACAGCAGTGAAGTACCTCCATGAAAACGGAATAGTTCACCGTGACCTGAAG CCTGAAAACCTTCTTTACCTTACTCCTGAAGAGAACTCCAAAATCATGATCACGGATTTTGGCTTGTCTAAAATGGAACAGAACGGCATCATGTCCACTGCCTGTGGGACTCCGGGATACGTTG ctccTGAAGTCCTTGCCCAGAAACCATACAGCAAAGCCGTAGACTGCTGGTCCATCGGGGTCATCACCTACATCCT GCTGTGCGGGTATCCTCCTTTCTACGAAGAGACCGAATCCAAACTGTTTGAAAAGATTAAGGAAGGCTACTATGAGTTCGAGTCTCCGTTTTGGGATGATATCTCCGAGTCAG CCAAGGATTTCATCAGACACTTACtggagaaaaacccaaacaagagGTTTACCTGTGAAGAAGCCCTGCGGCACCCATG GATTAATGGAAATACAGCCCTTCACCGTGACATATACCCATCTGTCAGCGCTCAGATTCAGAAAAACTTTGCAAAGAGCAAATGGAGG CAAGCCTTCAACGCCGCGGCCGTCGTGCACCACATGAGAAAGCTCCACATGAACGGTCATGCGGCGGCTGAAAACAGCCCCCCGGTTATACAAGTCTCAGAGGCGTCCAGACCCGACACAGCCATGGTGGCCACCCAGCCAGAAGCACCAAATGAAGACAAGGATGCATCGCTCCCCCTAGTCCCCACGCAGGGCTGCCCGAACCCTCCCACGCAGCTGGAGCAAGACACAGGAATGACAGAGACGAAGCTGCAAAGCCACTCGGAGAACGGAGCACTGCCCGCGGGCAGCCACCTGGTCCTGCCGGATAACTATAGCCCACCCACCAGAACTTCTTGTGGCTGCAGTCCAGCCTGCATGGGGCACGAGAAAACAAAGACCTCCTTCTGCTCCGAGACTGTGCTGcttaaaaaatctgcaaaatccCA CAGTCATTTCAAATCAGAAGTTATTGTTCCAATGAAAACCAGTAAACACTCTTCTCACTGTGGCACTGGGCAAACTGGAGTCTGTTTGATCATGTGA
- the CAMK1G gene encoding calcium/calmodulin-dependent protein kinase type 1G isoform X2, with amino-acid sequence MGRKEEDDSSSWKKQTSNIRKTFIFMEALGSGAFSEVFLVKQRSTGKLFALKCIKKSPLTRDSSLENEIAVLKKIKHENIVTLEDIYESTTHFYLVMQLVSGGELFDRILERGVYTEKDASVVIHQVLTAVKYLHENGIVHRDLKPENLLYLTPEENSKIMITDFGLSKMEQNGIMSTACGTPGYVAPEVLAQKPYSKAVDCWSIGVITYILLCGYPPFYEETESKLFEKIKEGYYEFESPFWDDISESAKDFIRHLLEKNPNKRFTCEEALRHPWINGNTALHRDIYPSVSAQIQKNFAKSKWRQAFNAAAVVHHMRKLHMNGHAAAENSPPVIQVSEASRPDTAMVATQPEAPNEDKDASLPLVPTQGCPNPPTQLEQDTGMTETKLQSHSENGALPAGSHLVLPDNYSPPTRTSCGCSPACMGHEKTKTSFCSETVLLKKSAKSHHFKSEVIVPMKTSKHSSHCGTGQTGVCLIM; translated from the exons aggtGCCTTTTCAGAAGTTTTCCTAGTGAAGCAAAGAAGCACTGGCAAGCTCTTTGCTCTGAAATGCATCAAGAAGTCTCCTCTCACAAGGGATAGCAGCTTGGAGAACGAAATAGCAGTGTTGAAAAA AATAAAGCATGAAAACATCGTGACTTTAGAAGATATTTATGAGAGCACAACCCACTTCTACCTGGTCATGCAGCT GGTATCCGGGGGAGAGCTGTTCGACCGAATTTTGGAACGAGGAGTTTACACTGAGAAAGATGCAAGTGTGGTGATCCACCAGGTCCTGACAGCAGTGAAGTACCTCCATGAAAACGGAATAGTTCACCGTGACCTGAAG CCTGAAAACCTTCTTTACCTTACTCCTGAAGAGAACTCCAAAATCATGATCACGGATTTTGGCTTGTCTAAAATGGAACAGAACGGCATCATGTCCACTGCCTGTGGGACTCCGGGATACGTTG ctccTGAAGTCCTTGCCCAGAAACCATACAGCAAAGCCGTAGACTGCTGGTCCATCGGGGTCATCACCTACATCCT GCTGTGCGGGTATCCTCCTTTCTACGAAGAGACCGAATCCAAACTGTTTGAAAAGATTAAGGAAGGCTACTATGAGTTCGAGTCTCCGTTTTGGGATGATATCTCCGAGTCAG CCAAGGATTTCATCAGACACTTACtggagaaaaacccaaacaagagGTTTACCTGTGAAGAAGCCCTGCGGCACCCATG GATTAATGGAAATACAGCCCTTCACCGTGACATATACCCATCTGTCAGCGCTCAGATTCAGAAAAACTTTGCAAAGAGCAAATGGAGG CAAGCCTTCAACGCCGCGGCCGTCGTGCACCACATGAGAAAGCTCCACATGAACGGTCATGCGGCGGCTGAAAACAGCCCCCCGGTTATACAAGTCTCAGAGGCGTCCAGACCCGACACAGCCATGGTGGCCACCCAGCCAGAAGCACCAAATGAAGACAAGGATGCATCGCTCCCCCTAGTCCCCACGCAGGGCTGCCCGAACCCTCCCACGCAGCTGGAGCAAGACACAGGAATGACAGAGACGAAGCTGCAAAGCCACTCGGAGAACGGAGCACTGCCCGCGGGCAGCCACCTGGTCCTGCCGGATAACTATAGCCCACCCACCAGAACTTCTTGTGGCTGCAGTCCAGCCTGCATGGGGCACGAGAAAACAAAGACCTCCTTCTGCTCCGAGACTGTGCTGcttaaaaaatctgcaaaatccCA TCATTTCAAATCAGAAGTTATTGTTCCAATGAAAACCAGTAAACACTCTTCTCACTGTGGCACTGGGCAAACTGGAGTCTGTTTGATCATGTGA